GAGACTCTCTCCCATTGTCTCAGCAGTTCCTAAGACTTTACCCTTTCCCTCAGGGGGTCCCAGCCTAAAattccctcctgctgcaggcaaatgCTTTAACCTGAGCTAGACGGAAAAAATCATTGACCCAGGAGGAGGTCAAATAGGAGGTGTTCCATTACCCCCCcagtcaaaacactttacaaaccacatggattttagctagtGGTATGAGGAATCTGCTTTCACCCACCCCCACAAccactgccatttggccaggcaacATACTGGCCTTTggaccacactctgcttaaccagagagacTTGGGGCAGAGAGATGCAGGGGCCCAGATATTACCTACCAGCAATTTAGACAGCCTTAACATGCTCCATATCAGATTCTGCAGAGGCTAACCTCACAGAAGCAATGTGATAGGTTTCAATtgcttgggggaattctgtgttGAGGACAGCAGAACTAAGGAACTATTGtttgcctgcttcctcctagcacagggcatttattcctcaggtgatcagtggaattacactgatagcaccttctgggctctagggtcccagcccccttctctcttcccagggtcgaaatgggatcctcccttccccccagttttaaacccctctttctgtggcctgcCCTCAATAGATGCCTGATTCTGTTTGAAGGCATCAGCTAAAAAAAGCTCTTACATCCACAGACTTGACAtctttgtcccatagacactACTTCACATCAGCCTTACAttgcaccacaaacacacactacagacacacTCACCCCAGGGGTCATGTCCTTGCTCCTGCTTCACCTGGAGAACCCCCTCACAGAACTCAGGTGAGCTGCTCCTGTTCTCTAGCTCCTCTGCCTGCTTAGGAACAGGCTTTTTgaagccttgttctccctgaggagccccaccccctggctagGGGTTGATAGGTGCTAAAGAGCTTGGCCATTAAAGCCTCCTTAAGCAGCTCTCAAGTTCCTAGCAGGTCTCTAGGCTTAGCACAGGGTCCCTCAAAGGAACAGACAACACTGTATACTTCAGTTAAGTAGCAAGCACACACCAGACACAAGCTAcagaccataggtgctgactctgtggagGAGCTAGAGAACAGGAGCTGCTAATGGGAGTTTCGCAAGGgtttctccaggtgaaggaggagcaactgGGGTCAGTTTGGTTTCTGTAGTGGGTGTTTGTGGTTTGCTTACTTGCTCGACTAAAGTCTAGAGTGTGGTCTGTCTGTCTGATGGACCTTGTGCTCAGCTTGGGCCCTGCTAGGcatggctgagagcttcttaaggaGGCTTTGATGGCCAAGTTCTTTAGCACTtaaccagggggtgggggctactcagggagaaccAGTATTTAAAACCTGGCTTGTAAGCCACCAGGGGAGCTAGGGAACAGGAGAGTTTTgagagagatggggggtgggggagaacagaTATACTTCATTAATGTTCCTTAAACTTAAGGCAATAAAAAAACcctgataaaaataaaacaaacaagaaaggaaagagctgcagaagtaaagagactgcaggcagaagtccagcaccagagtgggggctatccagtttattgcactgaatgcagcatgcagGATTAGCTGGTAGGTGACGTGTGTGAACTcgggtgcaaggagctcctggcgctcagagaccatgtacgggcttcggagaccagggtggctgaactggaggagctaagggagacagaggcaCATTGATGCGACTCTCTGGGACACAGTTGAATGGTCCTACTCCCATTCTGACAGCCTAGGCACTCTTGGAGTTATGAATAAGTTTTGAAGGCAAGGTCAGAATTTTACCAGCAGCAACTGGCCCACAAAATGCTGCCTTAGGAGACTGATAGCACACTCATGCGTAGAAATACTcattttacaagtgcaattatcttttttcccctcagccctggcctcccgcCTGTCGataatgaacaattagtgaagggtAGAGGTAGGGTAGGCGTATGGGTATTTGTGTAATCAGAtgtatatatttgtcatatttgaataaaagtgtctatatttagagagaatcttctttttcatgtatctcctttatttatcaacTGATTTTCACATTTGAAATGgagtcaggttttttttttttgtttttgttttttaagagactCCTCATAGTGCGAGGCCCCAACCTGTAGCTTAGTTAGTATATGCCTTAATCCAatgattctcaaacttctgtactggtgacccctttcacatagcaagcctctgagtgcgacccccccccttataaattaaaaacactttaatatatttaacacccttataaatgctggaggcaaagtggggtttggggtggaggctgacagcgcatgacccccatgtaattacctcgcaacccccagtttgaaagcCCCCACCTTAATCCAACCCTCACCCCTGCGCTATACAGTAGCCCCAATGCTCTTTTCTGCTCTCACATAACTATCTCAAACATAGTCAGTCATACATAAGGTACTTACAGTTTCTTGCAATAGCAGTCCTGTTCCTTGTGTTACCGCTGCACAAACACCCTACCCAGACCTGTCTCCCTACTCCAGTGCTCAACTCAGGCAAACAAGAATTAAGAGGTAAGCTGTGCAGGGACATCATATTGAGGAGCCCCACCAGCTGGTAAGGCTTGTTGGGTGCTAAAGAGCTTGGCCACCAAAGCCTCATTAAAAAGCTCTCAACTTGCCTGGCAGACCACTAGGCTCAGCACAAGTTCCCTCCAAGGAtctttcagtcaagcagcaaccacactacaccacacacaacaaacttaccccaagggtcacaGAGTTTCTCCTTCACCTGGTTAACGGCCTCATAAAACTCACATTATCCACTCCTGTTCCCTAGCTTCTCTCATCCCTTAGGAGagggctttttaaagccttgttctccctgaatAGCCCCACCCACTGGTTAGGGGTTGATGGGTGGTAAAGGGCTTGGGGATTAAAGCCTCCTTATGCAGCTCTCCACTTGCATAGCAGGCTGCTAGCCTCAGCACAAGGTCCCTCAAACAGACCACACTATATACTTCAATCAAGTAGTAAGCACACCACAAATACACTAGAGACAACAGGCTCACCCCAAAGGTCATCTAGTTGtttctccttcacctggagaattcCCTCATAAAACTCTCCTGTTCTCTAGCTCCGCTGGTCTTTTAGGagcaggctttttaaagccttgttcttCCTGAGGAGCCCACCCCCTGTTAAAGGATTGATAGATGCTAAAGACCTTGGTCATCAAAGCCTCCTTAACCACCTCTGCACTTGAATACGGCAAGCCTCAGCACAGGATCCCTTAATCAAACAGAGCACACTATATACTTCACTCAAGCAGCAAGCACATCACAGATGCAAACACACACCACAGACAACAAGTTGTAAGAGGGAGAATGAGAAATCCTTTTATCATCAGAGACAAACCAAGTGATCTCAGCTATGatacttttccccctccccccccccccaaagtggcTATAAGCTAACTCTGTAAGGAAATGGGCTataaacttcattttaaaaaatgatcctTTTACCTGGATAAATTCCCCAGATCAGGAGTCATTGGGTGCGTGGCAGATTTAGTAGGCCACAGGGGCTGGTTTGGGATTGCacagaactagggttaccataaatccggattttcccggacatgtccgtcttttcccggacatgtccggctttttgggcctcaaatccccgtccgggaggaaatcccaaaaagccggacatgtccaggaaaataaggagggaggggccggcggtgcagggccggggccagcggtgcagggctgggggccaggccagggccccccgccccagccccagcttacctgctgcgtgcctgcttcaggcttcccgcgaatcaattGTTCACAGGAAGCAGCGGAGTTGTGGCGGggccgggaaggggcggggaagggagcggagttggggtggggccgggggcccatgcagtgtcctctttttggacactgaaaatatggtaaccctactgtcatAACAAGCTACGCTAATTTCTACTCCCttaaagaaatggaaagaatTCCTGTTTGTCACGTAGGAGCTGACATAGTGGACAGGATCAGAGCCATGATCTATCAGCTTTAAAATATAAGCAATGGAGAACTAAAACCAGAGTACCTGCCCCTGACCATTTCAGAGCatgttttggaacaaaatgtATACTTCTCTCACCCAAATATAAAAGGGGCAAGAAAAGTGGgatgggtgaggaagaagagagttAATGCAGGGCTCCCGAAGGACAGCCTCTGAAGTCCTAGAATGCTTCCCTCTGATTCATCATGTATTCGACCCAGAGAAGAGCCTTGTGATTTGAGCAGGCCAGAGCCTGAGTCATGTGCTCCTCTTGCCGTGAGTGCCCTGAGGCTACTGTATCAGGGAGGCAAATATTATGGCTTACATGCTTCATTGTTTTCTTCGAAAAGTATGTAAATTTCTATGCAAATAAATGCAAGTGTCTGATTCAGAGAAAGTTGCTAATGTGACTATCAGTCTTGGTCTAATGGGCTGGGCCCTTGGGGCAGATGCACCAGCCCCATTTACAGGAGAAAGAATTAACTGCGGCTTTGAAGAGCCTAAGAAAAAGTACTCAATGAATGGCTGCATGATCTTTCCTCATTCCCAGCACCCTCCTTTGAGAAGGGGCACAGCTGTGTGTTCACATTCCACACTCTGAGGTCCCACTTGTCCATCCCGGCTACCTTCATGGCTTCATGTCAGGAGGGCTCTGTGGTTTGCAGGCTTTGATTGTTCTGCCATGTTGTGCcttgttcttttcctttcctcacCTCTGTCTCTATCTTCCCCCCTCTCTGTTCCTCTTTTCTTGTCTCGTTTTTACAGGCTGTTTCCACTCTGTCACTGATTTCTGAACCCTCCCTGGAGCTGCTTTCCAGCCCAACAAATCCAGACTCAATCGACTCTTCTTCccgtacagttctgctgccccagTCAAAACCCCATGGGACAGGCCACAGCAGGGACCTACCAgccctgctgccacctgccaccttGGAAGTCCTTCATATTGAAGAAGAAGGCAGCAGCGCTGCAGTTGCAGCTATTCCAGGACGTTCTGCCACCACTCCACAGCTCCGCTCTGTGGCTCGGATGGGTCAGTCACTTCCAGAGGACTTTGCTATTTCTGCTCCTTTTGGGGATCATGTGCTTTCTTTGAGCTCAGTCAGGCTGAGCCAAAAGTCAAATCCTCCTAGAGAGGTGTCGCAGGCCATGATATCCTCCAAGACGGAATCTCTGTCTGTTCCTTCTAGTGCAGAGGCCCACAGTCAGGGGCTTGATGAGGCAAAAGCCACTGAAAAGAAAGAGCACAGAACTGAGACCAAGCTCACAACTGTTCCTGTTTCTAGCCCTAGCATAACCAGCCGAGTGAAGGGGCAGACACCCAAGGAATCAGCAGAGCAGGCCATTTTCAGGGATAATTCAGCCTTTCCTTCCCAGAAGGATGGAAAAATGGAAGCAGCTTTAGATCAGCTGTGGGCTCTGGAGCTATCTGAGCTTATACCAGAGCTATATTCTGAGAATGACCATGTCTTGCCGTCAGCGTGTGAGCCTCCTATTGTGGCTGTGGACCGGTGGGATGTCTTCCCAGATACTAAAGGCCAGTTGGGTCTTGGAGCAGAACAAGGACAGAAGCAGGATGCTGAAATTGAGCATGAAAGCAGGACAGATGACTCTCCTGATATGGTTaaaaagaggcagagcagagagagaactCCTAGGAAAGGTGGCCCTACTAAGAGCAAGCCAGGAGAAGACCGGGAAAGAGAGCAAGTCAGAAGCTCAACAGTCACTCCAGAAAGGGCTGAAAATGTTTGGAAGGATGAATTGGATCTGCTGTCTGTCTCCAAGCCACCTATTGAGAGGCTTTCTGCATCAGGCCAGGCAGGCATTGAGTGAATGCAGGAGTGGGCAGGTTCTAGCTAGCCGCCTGTGCATGGTGTGAGTGCATATTTGGGCTCTTCCGGAGCAGTCTGATGGCTTACTCCAGACTAACCGCATGCTGGTCTGGGGTGCTTGGAGTCACTGTAATGACAGCTGCATGGCGCAGAGGTCTGAGACCCTTCAATCTAGCAGCTTTGTGGTACCTTTTGCATGTGGATCAGTGATTGGCTGCTTGTGCATCCAAAGAGACCGTAAAGAGCAAAGTCCTGCACacttcctctctcctctccccacttcctCTTGAGGTTCTATTACTAAAGACAATGTATCTGTTCCCCCCTCCCAGTGGAAAACAGGGTTCAAAGTTAAGTATTCATTAAGGTGATTCCCAAAGTGGGCTTCCAAAGACCTTTCTTATCCCCTCTCCACACTCCCCCGGTTAATCTCTCACGTGTATTGTGCAGTGTTTGCTGGcctgccacctcctccccatgcaggcGCACACACTACTGCTGagctgccacatctgcaggtaaAGCAACAGGTGATTCCTTGAATGCTCCCCACCTTCCCTCGCTGCTCCCATTACAGCCTTTGGTGAAGCTGGGGTGTGGGGTCAGAGCTACCCAAGAGGgcacagaagagagagaaaaacgatgcagaaggaaaagggggaaaataccCTGAAAAGAAGAGACAAGAAGGTGTGGGAGGGTGAGAAGGAGACTgtgaaggagaggagagaagagaccGGAGAGACAGCAACAACTGCATGAGACAGGGAAGGGGagacagtttgggaaccactcaGAGGGCATGTCTCTGCCTTTGTAAGCCAGCCAGGAACCTATGAGGTAAAGGGAAGATCTCCGTGGAGGCTCTACCAGCAGCCCAGAAGCATTTTTTTTCCAGTAATCTCTGCTTTATTGGGAGGGTGAGGAGAGCCAAATCTCCACCCCTCAACACTCTGCTGTTCTAGCTCCTGGGGTCTCTGGGTAAGCCACACTTTTGTGTCAGCCTCATTGTAACAAAGGTGCATCTCTGCACCTGCTCCTGTTCTCACTGGCTTCTGCAGACACATTAGCCTCCCCAGAGCAAGTCCTGGTCTGTCCATATACAGGACAGCTGAAGAGCTTTGGGCAGTTGGTTGGATCTTTTGATGACTACCTGTTctatttattccctctgaagcacctggcattggccactgttgaaagacaggatactggactagatggacctttggtctgacccagtatggctgttcttacgttcaGAGACTGCAGAAATCCCTGAGGAGCTGTACAGTGCTTGCCTTACAGTCTCTGGGTTTTTTCTTTGCAGTTCATGGCCCAGGGGAaagctgggggcagctcccctcCGTCTGCACCCCCAAAACCTGGCAGCCAGTTGGACAGTATGTTGGGAAGCCTCCAGTCTGACCTGAACAAACTGGGAGTAGCTACCGTTGCCAAAGGTGTTTGTGGAGCCTGCAAGAAACCAATTGCTGGACAGATGAGTCTAAGGCAGCATCTTGTTGCTAAGCCTTGGCAACAGCAAGGAGTAACTGGGAGGGCTGTATCATGAGGCTGAAGGGACTGGCGATGCTGAAGAAACTGAAGTACTCTATTTATCCACTGGCCAGGTACGCTGTAAGCTCCTCCAGTGACCTCTACCCTGCCCTTGAgggactgccctctcctgagatgATAGGTAATTCAGTTTTCATGCTACCCCAGTCCAGGGCTCCCTTGAGTAGTAGAACGTGTAGTTAGTGCCAAACTCTACCTGGTGTGTTGTCACGTGAGTTGCCACAGCAAAGAAGTAGAGTCGTCCCCCATAACTGCTCCATCTTCCCTACAGGTCGTCACAGCCATGGGGAAAACCTGGCACCCAGAGCACTTCGTTTGCACCCATTGCCAGGAGGAAATTGGGTCACGCAACTTTTTTGAACGTGATGGTCAGCCCTACTGTGAGAAGGACTATCATAATCTCTTCTCCCCTCGCTGCTACTACTGCAACGGGCCCATCCTCGACGTGAGTCCCTGAGCCAGCGCGTGTCAGTAGAAGTCTCTCTTGGCCATGCACGCGGGGGTCTGGTGCTGTACTGTCGAGTAGAAAagcgcccccaggaatcgagccatgccgcggggggggggggggggggagagacccgagccgcgccgcgggagggggggggatccggagccgacccgagccgcagggaccgggccgggccagagccgctggggcctgcagggacggggccgcgcctccccggagcccttctcacgcccccaccaccaccccagcttaccttgtgctgctggcccgcccctgcttcttttcaggaTTCacgggagcaggggagggggcggggcgttcaggggaggggaggaggggccggggaagtgagctgggggcggggtggagagctgcagcgcggggccctcttggcgcggggcccaattcagccgaatcggctgaatcgtcctaaagccggccctgcccccaggagtcacggccccgcccccaaacGCAGCTTCGGGGAGTGGGGCacggacagggataagggggggcACGACCTGAAAAGTGTGGGGACTACTGTCCTAGAGCAAGTGATGTAGAAaatggggggtgtgggggtagAGAGGGACTGTGGTGTTACTTAGTGGATGGGGAGCTAACAGTGATCGCTATTTCCACATGGAGACTACAGGAGGTGTAGCATGTGCTCCTCCTATAGCAGAATAAGGGATACctctggtctgtgactggggatCCCAGCCACCCTGTTTGCCCCATGGAGTCTGGCTGGGTATTCCCATGAAGGAAGGTCACAAGCTGATGCTGTCTGACTCTGTTTTTCCCTTGTGTCCTTGGCAGGGTTTCATGAGAAGGATGGCAAAGCCTATTGCCGCAAGGATTACTTCGACATGTTCGCTCCGAAGTGTGGGGGCTGCGCCCGGGCCATCCTGGAAAATTACATCTCTGCCTTGAATACCCTATGGCACCCTGAGTGCTTTGTCTGTCGGGTAAGAGAGCCTGTGCTGCCCACTGGCACCTGACCCCTCTCCCAAGTCCCCTAGGTGGTTCCCTCGATCAGAACAAGGGGTCTGTGCCAGCACAGGACAGCCAGCCCAAGAAAATACATAGTGTGATAGTGACCACGCACCCTCTTGCTTCTCTGCCTGTTTCCATTCAATTCTCTAGGGGCTtaattccctccccctgccccatagccACAGTTATGGGCTTCTGCAGCAGTTCACTGATAAGCACAGAATTTTTCCAGTGGTTTCTTAGTAATAGTGAGCTAAGCTTTCTAAGCACTCCGCCTCAGCACCCTGTGAATAGAAATTCTGGCAGTCTCTTGTGAGCAGCTGACCAGCTTCATCCTTGCCTGGACCTGGCTTCAGGCTCTTCTGCTCAGGAGATGTTGCTGGGCATTCTTCACGCTGCTGCCTGTTAGTGGGGGCAGCAACTTTCGGGCAGATTCTGTCTTTCTGTTGTTAAAGTCAGGCCAATTTCCAGTGTTTGTTTTCGAATGGAGGTGGATGGCTTAGTAGTCTCAGCATCAGGCTCCCAGGAGCCTGCTGCCTTTCAATGCTGCAGGCAACTGGAGTTCCTTGCAGTTCCCTGTGTGAGAACATGCCTGGATATGCACTTACTGTGGCTGCACCCTGCTGGATGCCTGCACGCAGGGCTCAGTTTGCATCTGCCTGTGACTAAGTAGATGTCCAACCATGCGTGCACTTgcggtagtgtgtgtgtgtccctagggaggaaggatgggctgGACGTTCAAGTACAAAACTAGGACTCAGGACATCTGGCTTCTGTTCTTGACTTTGCTGCTGAcccgtgtgaccctgggcaagtcccttaatggctctatacctcagtttccccacctgtaaaatgtggGGGAGTTCCTCCTAACTTCCCATGACTGTAGTGAAGGTACAGCCATTAATACCTGCCTGGGGCTTAGACAGTGATAACCATTATAGAGAGATGGGTGCCTCTTAAAAAATTGGTCTCTAACAGCTTCTCTTCCTAGACATTAAAAGACCCAGTATCGCTTTTGTAAGGGTATGGACTTGTCCCCCAGGGTCCTTGCCCAAAATTTCTCCCCCTCCACATTTCTCCAGTGGCTGTCACCTTCTGCCTGCCATTGTATTTCAGTGGTGAAGTGACTCTTGTATGTGTATAGTCTGGGATGAGTCAAGAAGGAGGGTGCTGTCCCAGGGAATATGCATAATATCTGGCATTCTAAatgggtaatttaaaaaaaaccctactggCCGTCACCTTCTTTTTCACTGATATGAGCGTAAGCAGGACAGATACAGCTAAAGAAATGAAAACCAGCCCATTGTGACAAGGTAAAAGGTGCTCGTGATGCCCTGGAGCATAAGGAATTCTTCCCTGCCTATCACctgggtgagctggggtggaTGGGCTATAAAAGCTGTTATGGTGGCAGCTGTCTCTGTGGATGGGGGtgttctcttccctcccagctTATTGGAAGCAGGAGAGGCTCTGGTGTTGCTTATCAAGTGTTCTCAGTAGTTTTGCTCTTGGGTTTGGATTTTCTTTGTGTTAATAAAGCCAGCCTGGAGTAAAGGGACATGAAGTATAGTTGAGGGCTTTATTTTCCCTCCCAGTTGCTGCATCTGCCTGCTTATGCTCAGTAACCCTGTGTCTGCTGGGCACCCATCATCTTTGCAGCAGTActtctgcagcccctttctgctggaTGAAGATGATTCACCCTGCCCACTTCCTGCAGGAGGCAGCTAGGGGCATGGCAGGCGAAGGCATGGATTGTGGAGTTGCCTGTGTCCCCAGCTTGCCATATCAATCTGTTCCCTTTTGCTTCCACCTCCTGCAGGAATGTTTCACGCCGTTCATCAACGGCAGCTTCTTTGAGCACGATGGGCAGCCCTACTGTGAGGTGCATTATCACGAACGCCGCGGCTCGCTGTGTTCCGGCTGCCAGAAGCCCATCACGGGACGCTGCATCACCGCCATGGCCAAGAAATTTCACCCAGAACACTTTGTCTGTGCCTTCTGCCTCAAGCAGCTCAACAAAGGAACCTTCAAGGAACAGAATGACAAGCCCTACTGTCAGAACTGCTTCCTCAAACTCTTCTGCTAGACGCATCCTAGCTGGGAACGGAGCATCTTTCTGCCACCTCACTAGGCAGCCGAGTCTCTCTGAGCATTACTGTGATTTAGAAAccttgccgggggaggggggagacggaGAAGGGGGGTGCTAAGTGCTGCTCCAGAAAGATGAGACGGACCATTAAACTGGAAATGCCCATGTTGTGTTTCAGTGGGGAGATGCTGAGCCCCATCATTAAAGTGTTGTATGATTGTTGACAGCCGAGAGGAGCCTGAAGCGCTACCGAGGAGATGCCTTTCTCAAGGAGAGGGCTGGATAAAGCCTTGAGTCAGCTCTCCCTGAGCCAACATGTGACACTTCCAAGCCAAAGGTCCTTGGCTTTGGTGACACTTCTCTCTCGCTGGGGCAGTTAAGCGCTGTGTGACCCAAGCAGTAGCTCTGCTGCTGTACAGCAAGGGCCATGCTCTGAGCTCTGCATTGCCCGGGCTGTGCACGGTCGAGTCCTGGGGCACACGGGATTTACTACGattacagcagcagccccagaagCTGTAAAGACCCTGCAGTGGAGTCTTTCCAGTTCAGTAACACTGCAGGGAATTGATGCCACTTATTTTTTAGAAAGGGGAAGTAGGGGGCTACTCTGTTTTTCTAGCTTgtgattctctccccctcctgaatggagtgtcctattttgtGCTGGACACCCCCAACTCCCCAGGAGTGGGTAGGGCAAATGCTCCTAATTCTGCTGCTCctcggagaggaggaggagactggcaccaattaattttaaaagaaaatgcagaGAAAGTCCCCGAGGTCTGGTGTATCTGACCCTTGGAGTTTTGCTATGGAACTGAATACTGTATGCTTTGATAAAAACTGTAGATTTCTACACTGAGGTTTGAGTTCAGaactaatttacttttaatcCTCTTCTACAGAAATTGGTTTTGAAGTGATTTTAAGAAAGCTACTTATATTATATCTCACACTGTGCTGTTCTAGGCAGGGTACCAGTTGTGCTGGTTACTGCATCTGTAACCTCAATGCTTGGGTCTAACAAACCATTAACATGAAGTATTTTCTTTTTACTGGGGGTTGGGAAGGCTCTGGGTTTTGCAGGGGAAGGGAATGTGACTTGTATTGTTTGCTAGCACAAGCAGGTGAGCTGTGAATAGCTCTTTTAATTATCTCAGATCACCTGGAAAGTTTATTTTGTAACCTGCAAACTGCTGTATTTGACTTACCTGCCTTTCTCCAAAGCCCgacttccagggtaacaaaaagtGAGTCTTAATTCAGTGCCACATGAtgcagagatggagaacccaaAGTCCACCTTCATAGTTTTATTCCTCTTCAACCATCAGAAATGAGAGCAGAGGGTTAACTCGGGAAGGGGAGTTCTCCCCTTAGGTGGGAAGGATGGTCCTGGGGTTGAAAaaaagggctgggagtcaggagatctggaatCTGTGCttgattctgccacagacttgccgTGTAACCTTAGGCCAGTCACTTagccattctgtgcctcagtttccccatctgcaaaatggggcaaTATTCCCGCCTTGTAGGATTTTGAGGTTTAGTTCATATTTGTCAAAGGCACTTTCAGATCTTGAGAAGGAGGGTGATGTAGAAGGACAAAGGATTGTGTTAGAAACAACCCTACAGTGTTCTACACTAATGGTGAAAGTGGTTCAGTGAGAAGAAGGTTTTAAAATATGACTCTAGAAGATTCTAGATCTTTGGTTATTAAGGCATGGCACATTGGGGTGGCTACAAAATGTTCAAAATGGAAAAGGCATAGGGAGTTCTGGGATTAACTGTGTAAGAAACAAACCCTCACTTTAACAGAGGGATCCTAGCTTACTATTTTAAATAACCTTAGCTCGATGCTTCACTACCATCCTTGAATAAGTGGAACTGTTTTTCACTGGTTTTCCATACAAATGAGCCTCAGTCTGTGGTTGTGAAAGCAGGGTTTTGTGGAACAAGTGGTAAAACAAAAAGCTACTCCAGTTGGGTAGAGCACAGCTTTTGGGAAGTTCCCAAGGCAAGAAACTGTCTAAATGGTCATTTTGGAGTTGAAATTAGTTTTACTTAAAATTGGGATTTCTGAGCTTCCTGCTGAAACTGACACTTGTTCTGACCCCGCTGGTTGGGAGAACGGTCCTGTGTCCagtgcacaggactgggagtgtctCTGCCACTGCATTTCTGTGTGATACTGAGCGAGTTTATAACcttctgtgcctccgtttccttatctgtaaaatggggataatacttaacCTACCTCACTGGGGTGTTGAGGCTTAATTCATGGATATTTCTGAAGGGCTTTGAGACCCTTGGAAGGAAGGTGCTGTAAAAGGGGAAAATCTTGTTACAGTATCCCAGTGTCAGAGCAAAACCGTTTCATCCCCTTTTAATAATGGTTTAGTAGTCTCCATGACCATTACTGCCTTAGCAAAATGTTGAGAGGTTTCCTGATCAATTGGGATTTAAACTGGTTTGGGGATGGGTCCTATGCTCATTGCTGCCTCCAAATGTTACTTTCCCTCAAGCTGGCTGCTGCCAGTAGGAGGGTCAGAAATACCCATTTTAAATTTCCTAAATTCAAGTACAGTTTAGACTGGAACATTTGAAATGCTGTACAGAGCAAACTG
The DNA window shown above is from Chrysemys picta bellii isolate R12L10 unplaced genomic scaffold, ASM1138683v2 scaf500, whole genome shotgun sequence and carries:
- the LOC135978879 gene encoding paxillin-like: MAQGKAGGSSPPSAPPKPGSQLDSMLGSLQSDLNKLGVATVAKGVCGACKKPIAGQMSLRQHLVVTAMGKTWHPEHFVCTHCQEEIGSRNFFERDGQPYCEKDYHNLFSPRCYYCNGPILDVRFHEKDGKAYCRKDYFDMFAPKCGGCARAILENYISALNTLWHPECFVCRECFTPFINGSFFEHDGQPYCEVHYHERRGSLCSGCQKPITGRCITAMAKKFHPEHFVCAFCLKQLNKGTFKEQNDKPYCQNCFLKLFC